One stretch of Tepidibacter hydrothermalis DNA includes these proteins:
- a CDS encoding M18 family aminopeptidase — protein MREKEFAKDLIDYAYKGASSFHAVKTSVDILEKEGFEELKLTDKWDIKKGGKYFVTKNSSALVAFEINSDNVDEEGFRIIASHSDAPCFRVKPNPEMVSEKVYLKLNTEVYGGPILSTWMDRPLGIAGRVAVKGENILKPREVLVNINKPICIIPNLAIHMNRNVNKGVELNKQTDMLPLVSIVNESLEKDNLLLKEISKEISIPCDDILDFDLFLYEYEKGCLVGLDEELISSPRLDNLAMAHSSLHALINSNNTKGINVFVMFDNEEIGSSTKQGADSNMLKNILERITISLNKNREEFFTSIYNSFIISADMAHPVHPNRGEKHDPTNRPVINKGPVIKINANQKYTSDSYSIAVYEALCKEAGVPCQKFVNRSDQAGGSTIGPISSTHLDINSVDIGTSILAMHSVRELGGVDDHYFAYKSFLKFYEV, from the coding sequence ATGAGAGAAAAAGAGTTTGCTAAGGATCTTATTGATTATGCTTATAAGGGGGCTAGTTCTTTTCATGCTGTTAAGACTAGTGTAGATATTTTAGAAAAAGAAGGATTTGAGGAGTTAAAGTTAACTGATAAGTGGGATATTAAAAAGGGTGGAAAGTATTTTGTAACTAAGAATTCTTCAGCTCTTGTAGCTTTTGAGATAAATTCTGATAATGTTGATGAGGAAGGTTTTAGAATAATAGCATCTCACAGTGATGCTCCTTGTTTTAGAGTTAAGCCAAATCCTGAAATGGTAAGTGAAAAGGTATATTTAAAGTTAAACACAGAAGTCTATGGTGGACCAATTCTTAGTACTTGGATGGACAGACCGTTAGGTATAGCAGGAAGGGTTGCTGTTAAGGGTGAGAATATATTAAAGCCAAGAGAAGTACTTGTTAATATAAATAAGCCTATATGCATTATTCCAAACCTTGCTATACATATGAATAGAAATGTTAATAAAGGTGTTGAGTTGAATAAGCAAACGGATATGCTTCCACTTGTTTCAATTGTAAATGAAAGTTTAGAAAAAGATAATTTGCTTTTAAAAGAGATAAGCAAAGAAATAAGTATTCCTTGTGATGATATACTGGATTTTGATTTATTTTTATATGAGTATGAAAAGGGATGCTTGGTAGGTCTTGATGAAGAACTTATTTCTTCTCCTAGACTTGATAATTTAGCCATGGCTCACTCAAGTCTACACGCATTAATAAATTCAAACAACACAAAAGGAATAAATGTATTTGTTATGTTTGACAATGAGGAAATAGGAAGTTCTACAAAACAAGGTGCAGATTCTAATATGTTAAAAAACATACTTGAGAGAATCACTATATCTTTAAATAAAAATAGAGAAGAATTTTTTACAAGCATATACAACTCTTTCATTATATCTGCTGATATGGCTCATCCTGTTCATCCAAATAGAGGTGAAAAGCATGACCCTACTAATAGACCTGTAATAAATAAAGGGCCTGTTATAAAAATAAATGCTAATCAAAAATACACAAGTGATAGCTATTCAATAGCTGTATACGAAGCTTTATGTAAAGAAGCTGGAGTACCTTGTCAAAAGTTTGTAAACAGATCAGACCAAGCTGGAGGATCAACTATTGGACCTATATCATCTACACATTTAGATATAAATAGTGTTGATATCGGAACATCTATACTTGCTATGCACTCTGTTAGAGAATTGGGTGGAGTAGACGATCACTACTTTGCGTATAAAAGCTTTTTGAAATTCTATGAAGTATAA
- a CDS encoding ABC transporter permease: protein MLFNLYKKELNKFKKGTILFLGLVLIVNIFFLYKTYNGWAVESGFLINTFLLPLTFLVPLILSESKLINQEFKDNTIYLSMSLPVSSEKIFLSKFLAVITQYIVYSLSVIVLMGVQFMIFLNRTPYTQEIKQFFDIRVFGAGTSLYIFSIVGLLYLVSAVFLSSIIGKTFKKYSKLISFGSVLAILYVGGKIIGFMMDGLDKIGLTFNNIVINYNMEKFMGALNDVGSGLFVTSAIILFVTAIIYFMTCRVYDKKIEI from the coding sequence ATGCTATTTAATTTATATAAAAAGGAATTGAATAAATTTAAAAAGGGAACTATTTTGTTTTTAGGTTTAGTTTTAATTGTAAATATATTTTTTCTTTATAAAACTTACAATGGATGGGCTGTAGAATCTGGTTTCTTAATAAATACGTTTTTACTTCCACTAACATTTTTGGTACCTTTAATACTATCAGAATCTAAGCTTATAAATCAGGAGTTCAAAGATAATACTATATATCTTTCAATGAGCCTTCCTGTATCTAGTGAAAAAATATTCTTAAGTAAGTTTTTGGCTGTAATAACTCAATATATAGTATATAGCTTATCAGTGATTGTTCTTATGGGTGTACAGTTTATGATTTTTCTAAATAGAACACCGTATACACAAGAAATAAAACAGTTCTTCGATATAAGAGTATTCGGTGCTGGAACAAGTTTATATATTTTTTCAATAGTAGGACTGTTATATTTAGTAAGTGCTGTATTTTTATCATCTATAATAGGTAAGACTTTTAAAAAGTATTCTAAATTAATTAGCTTTGGCTCTGTTTTGGCTATATTATATGTAGGAGGAAAAATTATAGGCTTTATGATGGATGGTTTAGATAAAATAGGCCTTACTTTTAACAATATAGTTATAAACTATAATATGGAAAAGTTCATGGGGGCTCTAAATGATGTAGGGTCTGGATTGTTTGTGACTTCTGCAATAATATTATTTGTAACTGCTATAATTTATTTTATGACATGTAGGGTTTATGATAAAAAAATAGAGATTTAA
- the pcrA gene encoding DNA helicase PcrA, whose protein sequence is MDLSTLNDMQRKAVLKTDGALLLLAGAGSGKTRVLTYRIAHLINDLEVHPSNILAITFTNKAANEMRERVEGIIGSDAQNMWISTFHSCCVRILRKDIDKIGYTRSFVIYDRSDQMTLMKDCIKELNINDKMYEPKTVLGHISDAKDKMINSKRFKEIHQNDFRMSNIAKVYSLYQERLMRNNALDFDDLIMKAIEILENNEGVLDFYQRKFRYIMVDEYQDTNRAQYKLVNMLAKRHGNLCVVGDDDQSIYGWRGADIKNILEFEKDYEDALVVKLEQNYRSTQTILDAANKVIANNITRKDKKLWTESDLGDRIRTFKSRDEREEGDFIAHSIKKMNNDKGIEYRDCAILYRTNAQSRALEEALIKQNIKYKIFGGIKFYERKEIKDLIAYLRIIQNPVDDISLKRIINVPKRGIGLRTLEKIEDVSLIKKESMYLSLYDAENIDVSTRVKSKLREFTTLISALSAMKDVYCVTKLIEKVLENTGYIKELEKDDSIENQTRIENLKEFLSVAVEFEKTSEEKDLETFLATISLISDMDSSDEDDDYVSLMTLHSAKGLEFPVVFLAGLEEGVFPISRALTDEIELEEERRLCYVGITRAMKTLYMTYASSRTIYGKTNYSRISRFIGELPKDCLKSLNKNEPESKILKKQNSIVEKYKQRHMEKDTKDIDNKEVVLGAKVKHPAFGTGTVVAKNGSTVSIAFDNKGIKSINLEYVKLNVI, encoded by the coding sequence ATGGATTTATCTACACTTAATGATATGCAAAGAAAAGCAGTGCTTAAAACGGACGGGGCGTTACTACTTCTAGCAGGAGCAGGATCTGGAAAGACTAGGGTTTTAACTTATAGAATAGCTCACCTTATAAATGATTTAGAAGTACATCCTTCGAACATATTGGCAATAACATTTACTAATAAAGCAGCTAATGAGATGAGGGAAAGAGTAGAGGGTATAATAGGTTCTGATGCACAAAATATGTGGATAAGCACTTTTCACTCTTGTTGCGTTAGAATACTTCGAAAAGATATAGATAAAATAGGATATACTAGAAGCTTTGTCATATATGATAGATCGGATCAAATGACACTTATGAAAGATTGTATAAAAGAGCTTAATATAAATGACAAAATGTATGAACCAAAGACTGTACTTGGTCATATATCTGATGCTAAGGACAAGATGATAAATTCAAAAAGATTTAAAGAAATCCATCAAAATGATTTTAGAATGAGCAATATAGCAAAAGTTTATTCTTTATATCAAGAAAGACTTATGAGAAATAATGCACTTGATTTTGATGATCTTATAATGAAGGCTATTGAGATACTTGAAAATAATGAAGGTGTTCTAGATTTTTATCAAAGAAAATTCAGATATATAATGGTTGATGAGTACCAAGATACTAATAGAGCACAGTATAAGCTTGTAAATATGCTTGCTAAAAGACATGGTAATTTATGTGTTGTAGGAGATGATGACCAATCTATATATGGTTGGAGAGGTGCAGATATAAAGAATATACTTGAGTTTGAAAAGGATTATGAGGATGCTCTAGTTGTAAAGCTTGAGCAAAACTATAGATCAACTCAAACTATACTTGACGCTGCAAATAAGGTTATAGCAAATAATATAACTAGAAAAGATAAGAAACTATGGACTGAGAGTGATTTGGGAGATAGAATAAGAACTTTTAAGTCAAGAGATGAAAGAGAAGAAGGAGACTTTATAGCTCATAGTATAAAAAAAATGAATAACGATAAAGGTATAGAGTATAGAGACTGTGCTATATTATACAGAACAAATGCACAATCTCGTGCACTAGAGGAAGCTTTAATAAAGCAAAATATAAAGTATAAGATATTTGGTGGTATAAAGTTCTATGAGAGAAAAGAGATAAAGGATTTGATAGCTTATTTGAGAATTATACAAAATCCTGTGGATGATATTTCTCTTAAGAGAATAATAAATGTTCCAAAAAGAGGTATAGGTCTTAGAACTCTTGAGAAAATAGAAGATGTATCTCTTATAAAGAAGGAGAGTATGTATCTTTCTTTATATGATGCTGAGAATATTGATGTGTCAACTAGAGTTAAAAGTAAGTTGAGAGAATTTACAACTCTTATATCAGCTCTTAGTGCAATGAAGGATGTATATTGTGTAACTAAGCTTATAGAGAAGGTTTTAGAAAACACTGGATATATAAAAGAGCTTGAGAAGGATGATAGTATAGAGAATCAAACTAGAATAGAGAACTTGAAGGAATTTTTATCTGTTGCAGTCGAGTTTGAAAAAACAAGTGAAGAAAAGGATTTAGAAACATTCTTAGCAACTATATCACTTATATCTGATATGGATTCTTCTGATGAAGATGATGATTATGTATCATTAATGACTCTTCATAGTGCTAAGGGACTTGAGTTTCCAGTGGTATTTTTGGCAGGACTTGAAGAAGGTGTATTCCCTATAAGTAGAGCTTTAACTGATGAGATAGAGCTTGAGGAAGAGAGAAGACTTTGTTATGTTGGAATTACAAGAGCTATGAAAACTTTATATATGACTTATGCATCTTCAAGAACTATATATGGAAAGACTAACTATTCTAGGATATCAAGATTTATAGGAGAGCTTCCTAAAGATTGCTTAAAAAGTCTTAATAAGAATGAGCCTGAGAGCAAGATACTAAAAAAACAAAATAGTATAGTTGAAAAGTATAAGCAAAGACATATGGAAAAAGACACTAAGGATATAGATAATAAAGAGGTAGTGCTTGGAGCTAAAGTTAAGCATCCTGCCTTTGGAACTGGAACGGTTGTAGCCAAGAATGGTTCTACTGTTAGTATAGCTTTTGATAATAAGGGGATTAAGAGTATCAATTTAGAGTATGTAAAGTTAAATGTAATTTAG
- a CDS encoding ABC transporter ATP-binding protein: protein MIEFIDVNKTFKKVKALDNFNLKIEPGKIIGLLGPNGSGKSTSLKMIAGLNKPDSGKVLIDGDEPCINTKEDIAYLPEIDYLYSNMNIKQISDFISSFYSDWDCNKYKELLKFLNLEEDMVIGKVSKGMRAKIKLLLTFSRNAKIVLLDEPLSGIDILTREEIIETIIKDYREGEQTIILSTHEILETENIFEDVIFVGDGKVKLSGNVDDIKMKYNMSLSEVMKEVYRNAI, encoded by the coding sequence ATGATAGAATTTATAGACGTTAATAAAACTTTCAAAAAAGTAAAAGCATTAGATAATTTTAACTTAAAAATAGAACCTGGAAAAATAATAGGTTTATTAGGGCCTAATGGATCAGGGAAATCAACTTCACTAAAAATGATTGCAGGACTTAATAAACCAGATAGTGGTAAAGTATTAATAGATGGAGATGAGCCTTGTATAAATACTAAAGAAGATATTGCTTATCTTCCTGAAATAGATTATTTATATTCTAACATGAATATAAAACAAATATCGGATTTTATATCTTCGTTTTATTCTGATTGGGATTGTAATAAATATAAAGAATTACTTAAGTTTTTAAATCTAGAAGAAGATATGGTAATCGGTAAAGTATCTAAAGGAATGAGAGCTAAAATAAAACTTTTACTTACATTTTCTAGAAATGCAAAGATTGTGCTTCTGGATGAGCCTTTATCGGGAATTGATATATTAACTAGAGAAGAAATAATAGAAACGATAATAAAAGATTATAGAGAAGGGGAACAAACTATAATTTTATCTACTCATGAAATTTTAGAAACAGAGAATATATTTGAAGATGTTATATTTGTAGGAGATGGAAAGGTAAAACTTTCAGGAAATGTAGATGATATAAAGATGAAATATAATATGTCTTTAAGTGAAGTTATGAAGGAGGTATATAGAAATGCTATTTAA